The sequence CGCACACGAACGCGGCGCTCGTCCTCGTCGTCGTGGTCGTCGCGGTGGCCGCGCTCGGCAGCCGCACGGCGGGCGCCGTGGGCGCGCTGTCGGCGGCGGCCTGGTACGACTTCTTCCTCACCCGGCCGTACGAGACCTTCGACATCGACGCCTCCGCGGACATCGCGACGGCGGTGCTGCTGCTGGCCGTCGGCGTGATCGTCTCCCAGCTCGCGGCGCGCGCCCGCCGGCTGCAGGTCCTGACGGTGACGGAGGCGGCGTACCTGGCCCGCATCCACCGCACGGCCGGCCTGGTCCAGTCCGCCCGCTCGGCCGACATCGTCGTCGACCACGTCCGCGGCGAGCTGACCGGCCTGCTCGGCCTCAGCGCCTGCCGCTTCGAGTACGGCACCCTGCTGGGGCGGCCGCCGCGCCTGGAGAAGGACGGGACCGTGACGGTGGGCCGGCGCAGCCGGAACCCCGACACCGACGGCTGGCCCGAGGGCGAGATCGAGCTGCGTGCCTACGGCAACGGCCACTACCTCGGCCGCTTCATGCTCACCCCCGGCCCGGGAGAGGTACCCGCCCTCCAGGCCCGGCTGGTCGCGATGACGCTCGCCGACCAGACCGGCGCCGCACTGGACACGTCGGGGCCGGTGCGCGGGTGGTGACGCGGGGGCGCCGGGCCGCCCTTTCCTTTCTCGTGTGACGTCAACTCCGCATCTGCGGCGTGGACTCGGTCAGCCGGGTCACTCCAGCCCGGACGCCTTGAACACGGCCAGTGCCGTCTCGCGCTCCATACGCGCCGAGAGACGGTGCAGCGCGGTCTGCCCGCACAGCAGGAGACCGCCGGCCTCCGCCTTGCGGGCGCTCTCGGCCAGGAGGTGCCACAGCTCGGGATTGTGCACGAGGGTGTCGGGGTCCATCTCGACCCGCGCGCCGAACGCGTCCCGCAGCAGGAGCCGTTGGGAGACGCCGCCCAGGCAGCGCACGGAGACCAGCAGGTCGGTACGGACCCGGTGCTCGCGCAGCAGCCGCCGCGAGGCCAGCCAGTCCTGGCCGGCCGAGACCCGGGCGGGAAACAGCACGAGGAACAGCAGGAGGGAGAGGGCGAGCCACAGAAGGGCGCGCCAGAGCGCGATCCGGCCCGTACCCCAGTCGACGAGCAGGAGCAGGACGAGCAGGACGCCGGCGCACCGGACGGCATCCCTGACGTCCCGCGCCCAGCGGCGGTCGTGCACCGCGTCGCCAGGAGTCCCGGCGCGTGCGCCGGCCGGTGCTCTGCGTGCGTTGTCGCGGCGTCCCATTCCGCCGACGGTAGAGACGAGCGGGGCCAAAACCCCGCATTTTGACGGGACTCTGATGACTCGAAGGTGAATCTTGGCGCAGGTCATGCGGGCGCGGCCCGCTCCGAGGCCGCCGACATGATCAAAAACCGTCAAGATCCCATCAAGGTCCGACCTGTGAGCGCGAAGATGGCGCAAGGATCGCTCGAATGCGGCTGGAAACGGTCAGAACCTGGGTGCACCGCGCACACCTCGGGCCTCGTGCGCGGCTCTTGACGAAGGAGCACGCACCCATGACCGTCCTGACCACCGAACCGGACGCCGTCCCCGCCGACGAGGAGCCGCCGGATACGGGCGAACGCCACCGGCTGACCGCCGTCACCGGGCTCGCGGCGCTGTCGCTGGACGCGATGGCGTCGGTGGCGTACGGCCCCGAGGCGATCGTCCTCGTGCTGGCGGCCGCGGGTGCCCACGGGCTCGGCTTCACCCTCCCCGTGACCCTGGCCATCGCCGGCCTGCTCGCGGTGCTGGTGGCCTCCTACCGGCAGGTGATCGCGGCCTTCCCGGACGGCGGTGGCTCCTACGCCGTCGCGAAGACCCATCTGGGCGCGCGCACCAGCCTGGTGGCCGCCGCCTCGCTGGTGCTGGACTACGTGCTCAACGTCGCCGTCGCCGTCACGGCCGGCGTAGCGGCCCTGACCTCCGCCTTCCCCTCCCTCTACGACGACCGGCTGTGGCTGTGCCTGGCGGTGCTCGTCCTGATCACGGGGGTCAACCTGCGCGGGATCGTGGAGTCGGCGAAGGCGTTCATCGTGCCGACGGTCGTGTTCGTCGGCGCCATCTTCGTGCTGATCGCGGTCGGTCTGTTCCGCTCCCACCCGGCGAGCACCGCGACCGCCGCCGGGCATGCCTCGGTGGTCGCGCACAACGCCACGTCGGTGGGTGTACTGCTGCTGCTCAAGGCGTTCGCCTCCGGG is a genomic window of Streptomyces griseochromogenes containing:
- a CDS encoding DUF4118 domain-containing protein, which produces MSTMTGTWSPHRPHPARGTARPWPTRDRLALAAGLFAPFLAALVLVPFRTSLSHTNAALVLVVVVVAVAALGSRTAGAVGALSAAAWYDFFLTRPYETFDIDASADIATAVLLLAVGVIVSQLAARARRLQVLTVTEAAYLARIHRTAGLVQSARSADIVVDHVRGELTGLLGLSACRFEYGTLLGRPPRLEKDGTVTVGRRSRNPDTDGWPEGEIELRAYGNGHYLGRFMLTPGPGEVPALQARLVAMTLADQTGAALDTSGPVRGW